Proteins encoded in a region of the Salipiger sp. CCB-MM3 genome:
- a CDS encoding RrF2 family transcriptional regulator, producing MHCAANSGRLVTKSEIAKCCNASENHLAQVINQLAQLGYLSTHRGRNGGLELARPASEIQIGDVFRTLESPVPLAECFADADNTCPLTEACRLRIALTEAANAFYATLDPITLDALVCDNAPLIDILVPGKACSVPRTAGALAATA from the coding sequence ATGCACTGCGCGGCAAATTCTGGCCGCCTTGTGACCAAATCCGAGATTGCAAAGTGCTGCAATGCCTCGGAAAATCACCTCGCGCAGGTGATCAACCAACTGGCACAACTGGGGTATCTCAGCACCCATCGCGGCCGCAACGGCGGGCTGGAACTGGCCCGGCCTGCATCGGAGATCCAGATCGGCGACGTGTTCCGAACACTCGAATCGCCGGTGCCGCTGGCCGAATGCTTTGCCGATGCCGACAACACCTGCCCGCTGACCGAGGCCTGCCGCCTGCGCATCGCGCTCACCGAGGCCGCAAACGCCTTCTATGCCACGCTCGATCCGATCACGCTGGATGCGCTGGTGTGCGACAATGCTCCGCTGATCGACATTCTGGTGCCGGGCAAGGCCTGTTCGGTGCCGCGCACCGCAGGCGCGCTTGCGGCCACTGCGTAA
- a CDS encoding gamma-glutamylcyclotransferase family protein, which produces MSTSFFFGYGSLVNRRTHAFDPAHKAVAKGWRRVWARVPGRPVSLLTVSRDAGSEIEGLIAPVTGEGWAVLDQREADYDRTDARADVRHEAPTVEELAIYVVPEADRLPPDTEHPVLLSYLDVVLQGYLGEFGKEGAERFLASTGDWRVPFLNDRDAPLYPRAQSLSDAERGFVDAALLYVGAQVFSR; this is translated from the coding sequence ATGAGCACATCATTCTTTTTCGGCTACGGCTCGCTGGTCAACCGCAGGACCCACGCTTTCGATCCCGCGCATAAGGCCGTTGCCAAAGGATGGCGCCGGGTTTGGGCGCGGGTGCCGGGCCGTCCGGTATCATTGCTGACCGTCTCGCGCGATGCGGGATCCGAGATCGAAGGGCTGATCGCGCCGGTCACCGGCGAGGGCTGGGCCGTCCTCGACCAGCGCGAAGCCGATTATGACCGCACCGATGCCCGCGCCGACGTGCGGCATGAGGCTCCCACCGTCGAAGAGCTTGCGATCTACGTGGTGCCCGAGGCGGACCGCCTGCCGCCCGACACCGAGCACCCGGTGCTGCTGAGCTATCTCGACGTGGTGCTGCAGGGCTATCTCGGTGAGTTCGGAAAAGAGGGCGCCGAGCGCTTTCTGGCCAGCACCGGCGATTGGCGGGTGCCTTTCCTGAACGACCGTGACGCACCGCTTTACCCGCGGGCGCAGAGCCTCAGCGACGCCGAGCGCGGCTTTGTCGATGCTGCGCTGCTGTATGTCGGGGCGCAGGTGTTCAGCCGATGA
- a CDS encoding DUF2254 domain-containing protein, which translates to MTPRWLLLLYRLSKRLGVRVLFGALLALVAVALAPVLQPLIPEDWQDRFGADAVTPILQILATTMLTVTTFSLSVMVQAFQSAASQATPRAYRLHLEDSTAQTALAAFTGTFLFSLTSLVLFNAGFYSEASAVVIFFLTIGSIVTVIVAMLRWIGHLSVMGSMDHTLQRVENSALPPLERAMSRPSLGAARPDHALPSDAREVPATKAGYVQYINLEALEEKLSEREAIFRVTAHPGAHLVPGMPLGQISGGHVEAEEICECFTLGEERTMEQDARYGVMVMNEIALRALSPAVNDPGTAIDVVQRLERMLFGLGRPEEGPPEFPHVQMAPLNPAHLVEDGFYPLIRDGAARPEVIGCVLTAMNVLRRADWPALAAAAEDTRAYAFAHAEAAFTIDADKAWLAGKREDA; encoded by the coding sequence ATGACCCCGCGCTGGCTGCTGCTGCTTTACCGGCTGTCGAAGCGGCTGGGGGTGCGGGTGCTCTTCGGGGCGCTTTTGGCGCTGGTCGCGGTGGCGCTGGCGCCAGTGTTGCAGCCGCTGATCCCCGAGGACTGGCAGGATCGTTTCGGTGCCGATGCCGTGACGCCGATCCTGCAGATCCTCGCCACCACCATGCTGACGGTGACCACGTTTTCGCTGTCGGTCATGGTGCAGGCCTTCCAGTCGGCGGCCAGTCAGGCGACGCCGCGCGCCTACCGGTTGCACCTCGAGGACAGCACGGCGCAGACCGCGCTTGCGGCCTTCACCGGAACCTTCCTCTTTTCGCTGACCTCGCTGGTGCTGTTCAACGCGGGCTTCTACTCCGAGGCCTCGGCGGTGGTGATCTTCTTTCTGACCATCGGCAGCATCGTCACGGTGATCGTCGCCATGCTGCGCTGGATTGGCCATCTGAGCGTGATGGGCAGCATGGATCACACGCTGCAGCGGGTCGAAAACAGCGCCCTACCGCCGCTTGAACGCGCGATGAGCCGCCCTTCGCTGGGCGCGGCCCGTCCCGATCACGCGCTGCCGTCGGACGCCCGCGAAGTGCCTGCGACCAAGGCGGGCTACGTGCAGTACATCAACCTCGAGGCGCTGGAGGAAAAGCTCTCCGAGCGTGAGGCGATCTTTCGCGTCACCGCGCATCCGGGTGCGCATCTCGTGCCGGGGATGCCGCTGGGCCAAATCTCCGGCGGGCATGTCGAGGCCGAGGAGATTTGCGAGTGTTTCACCCTCGGCGAAGAGCGCACCATGGAGCAGGACGCCCGCTATGGCGTCATGGTGATGAACGAGATCGCGCTTCGCGCGCTGTCGCCTGCGGTCAACGATCCGGGCACGGCGATCGACGTGGTGCAGCGGCTCGAGCGGATGCTGTTCGGGCTGGGACGACCGGAGGAGGGACCGCCGGAGTTTCCGCATGTGCAGATGGCGCCGCTCAACCCGGCGCATCTGGTGGAAGACGGCTTCTACCCGCTGATCCGCGACGGCGCGGCCCGGCCCGAGGTGATCGGCTGCGTGCTGACCGCGATGAATGTGCTGCGCCGCGCCGACTGGCCCGCGCTGGCCGCCGCCGCCGAGGATACCCGCGCCTACGCTTTCGCCCACGCCGAGGCCGCCTTCACCATAGACGCCGACAAGGCGTGGCTGGCGGGGAAGCGGGAGGACGCTTAG
- the gltX gene encoding glutamate--tRNA ligase has product MTTTRFAPSPTGHIHVGNLRTALFNYLIARKAGGTFILRIDDTDAERSKEEYVDGIKRDLEWLGLHWDKTERQSARLDRYHAAADELREMGRFYEAFETPTELDLKRKKLLNMGKPPVYDRAALDLSESEKDALRAERGNGVWRFKLIQERIDWNDGILGDISIDAASVSDPVLIRGDGQILYTLASVVDDMDMGVTNIVRGSDHVTNTATQIQIIEALGGTAPGFAHHSLLTGPQGESLSKRLGVLSIRDLREAGVEPEALLSLMARLGSSQPVELRTSLDEIAEGFELSQFGSAPTKFDEHDLYPLTARKLHQLPLQDVAEELTAIGVPAEKQELFWSVARDNITTRKDIPGWWALFRDGAEPLIADEDRDFIAEAMALLPEGPYTRDTWGEWTKTVKEATGRKGKGLFMPLRKALTGLERGPEMADVLPLLEKIPAKDLAK; this is encoded by the coding sequence ATGACCACCACCCGTTTCGCACCGTCGCCCACCGGTCACATCCATGTGGGCAACCTCCGCACCGCGCTGTTCAACTACCTGATCGCGCGCAAAGCCGGCGGCACCTTCATTCTGCGCATCGATGACACCGATGCCGAGCGCAGCAAGGAAGAGTACGTCGACGGCATCAAGCGCGATCTCGAATGGCTCGGTCTGCACTGGGACAAGACGGAGCGACAGAGCGCGCGGCTGGACCGCTACCACGCCGCCGCGGACGAGTTGCGCGAGATGGGCCGCTTCTACGAGGCCTTCGAAACCCCGACCGAGCTGGACCTCAAGCGCAAGAAGCTGCTCAACATGGGCAAGCCGCCGGTCTACGACCGCGCCGCGCTGGACTTGTCCGAGTCCGAGAAGGACGCGCTGCGCGCAGAGCGTGGCAACGGCGTGTGGCGCTTCAAGCTGATCCAGGAACGGATCGACTGGAATGACGGCATCCTCGGCGACATCTCGATCGACGCCGCCTCGGTATCGGACCCGGTGCTGATCCGCGGCGACGGGCAGATCCTCTACACGCTGGCGTCGGTGGTCGACGACATGGACATGGGCGTCACCAATATCGTGCGCGGCTCGGACCACGTCACCAACACCGCGACGCAGATCCAGATCATCGAGGCGCTCGGCGGCACCGCCCCCGGTTTCGCGCACCACTCGCTGCTCACTGGTCCGCAGGGCGAGTCGCTGTCGAAGCGTCTTGGCGTGCTGTCGATCCGCGATCTGCGCGAAGCGGGCGTCGAGCCCGAGGCGCTGCTGTCGCTGATGGCCCGTCTGGGATCGAGCCAGCCGGTGGAACTGCGCACCTCGCTGGACGAGATCGCCGAAGGCTTCGAGCTGAGCCAGTTCGGCTCGGCCCCGACGAAGTTCGACGAGCATGACCTCTACCCGCTGACCGCGCGCAAGCTGCACCAGCTGCCGCTGCAGGATGTGGCCGAAGAGCTGACCGCGATCGGCGTGCCCGCCGAGAAGCAAGAGCTGTTCTGGTCGGTGGCCCGCGACAACATCACCACCCGCAAGGATATCCCCGGTTGGTGGGCGCTGTTCCGCGACGGTGCCGAGCCGCTGATCGCCGATGAGGACCGTGACTTCATCGCCGAAGCGATGGCGCTGCTGCCCGAGGGTCCCTACACACGCGACACGTGGGGCGAATGGACCAAGACAGTGAAAGAGGCGACGGGCCGCAAGGGCAAGGGGCTCTTCATGCCGCTGCGCAAGGCGCTCACCGGTCTCGAGCGCGGGCCGGAGATGGCCGACGTGCTGCCGCTGCTGGAGAAGATCCCAGCGAAAGATCTGGCGAAGTAA
- a CDS encoding 1-phosphofructokinase family hexose kinase, which yields MRDILTVTLNPALDLSTTADRVEAGPKLRCDAPAIDPGGGGINVARLAAELGGPARAFVALSGPTGMRLEAALAELGLPMVRMKAPGETRESFAVHDRQTGAQYRFVMPGPVWSAGDVMDALDAISSTVPQGGIVVLSGSQPPGVPDDFPTELCRALKGRGAYVIVDTSGPVLEALARGTDPAPAVLRMDSLEAEELAGRPLMTRADSAGFAAELVARGAAERVILARGADGSVMAGPDGLWQVSAAKVSVLSAVGAGDSFVGAYAFGISSGLSAPEALALGAAAASATVTTPGTSLSTRAMIHDLLDQCGASAL from the coding sequence ATGAGAGATATTCTGACCGTCACGCTCAATCCTGCGCTCGATCTTTCGACGACTGCCGACCGTGTCGAGGCAGGTCCGAAGCTGCGCTGTGATGCGCCCGCGATCGACCCCGGCGGCGGCGGCATCAACGTCGCGCGGCTCGCGGCCGAACTGGGCGGCCCGGCGCGGGCCTTCGTTGCCCTCTCCGGCCCGACGGGAATGCGGCTGGAGGCGGCGCTGGCCGAGCTGGGCCTGCCGATGGTGCGTATGAAAGCCCCGGGTGAGACGCGGGAAAGCTTTGCCGTGCATGACCGTCAGACCGGGGCGCAATACCGCTTTGTCATGCCCGGCCCGGTCTGGAGCGCGGGCGATGTGATGGACGCGCTCGATGCCATCTCGAGCACCGTGCCGCAGGGCGGGATCGTCGTGCTCAGCGGCAGCCAGCCGCCGGGGGTGCCCGATGATTTCCCCACCGAGCTGTGCCGGGCGCTGAAGGGCCGCGGCGCCTATGTCATCGTCGACACCTCGGGGCCCGTGCTCGAAGCGCTGGCGCGGGGCACTGATCCGGCACCGGCGGTGCTGCGGATGGACAGTCTGGAAGCCGAAGAACTGGCTGGGCGGCCGCTGATGACCCGCGCCGATTCCGCGGGGTTTGCCGCGGAACTGGTGGCGCGCGGCGCGGCTGAGCGGGTGATCCTTGCGCGCGGGGCCGATGGCTCGGTGATGGCCGGGCCCGATGGGCTCTGGCAGGTCAGCGCGGCCAAGGTTTCGGTGCTCTCGGCGGTGGGGGCGGGCGACAGTTTCGTCGGCGCCTATGCTTTCGGCATTTCCTCTGGCCTGAGCGCGCCCGAGGCGCTGGCGCTCGGGGCGGCGGCGGCCAGCGCCACGGTCACCACGCCGGGCACGAGCCTGTCGACCCGCGCGATGATCCACGACCTGCTGGATCAATGCGGCGCCAGCGCGCTCTGA
- a CDS encoding DUF6976 family protein: MKNQMMTPEQAAARIDAGATLVIAGDEEVLTKLPRGRWIGGTTVYFMTETGGHVDRENVFVTELEAAEDARAVLYEGEDLPSLTMGRFDNGLSVILIPAFSKAHEAYAIHGAEYPGLFDQPVMGWITGVHLDELASATPKVIDGTTGRVHQEGALVLHVKLSASRSANVEILNLFTQDDNGPEITFPATGFAAETARINGAEVDFAKWVEAQGIDTRLPLVANYAGALVNVSFQSVGPEGVAFYAPVIEGVSYRLAASPGDYTTVFARQAQGDGAQELSCNCILNFLFGELQDKRTGSFTGPVTFGEIAYILLNQTMVRLQLHGQDQAAVA; the protein is encoded by the coding sequence ATGAAGAACCAGATGATGACCCCCGAGCAGGCCGCCGCAAGGATCGACGCAGGCGCGACGCTGGTGATCGCGGGCGACGAGGAGGTGCTGACCAAGCTGCCCCGCGGGCGCTGGATCGGCGGCACCACGGTCTATTTCATGACCGAGACCGGCGGCCATGTGGACCGCGAGAATGTCTTTGTCACCGAGCTCGAGGCCGCAGAAGACGCCCGCGCCGTGCTTTATGAGGGTGAGGACCTGCCGAGCCTGACCATGGGCCGTTTCGACAACGGGCTGTCGGTGATCCTGATCCCCGCCTTCAGCAAGGCGCATGAGGCCTACGCCATCCACGGCGCGGAATACCCCGGCCTCTTCGATCAGCCAGTGATGGGCTGGATCACCGGGGTGCATCTTGATGAGCTTGCGAGCGCCACGCCGAAGGTGATTGATGGCACCACCGGCCGCGTGCACCAAGAGGGCGCGCTGGTGCTCCACGTGAAACTCTCTGCCAGCCGAAGCGCGAATGTCGAGATTCTCAATCTCTTCACCCAAGACGACAACGGCCCCGAGATCACCTTCCCCGCCACCGGCTTTGCCGCCGAAACCGCGCGGATCAACGGCGCAGAGGTGGATTTCGCCAAATGGGTCGAGGCGCAAGGCATCGATACCCGGCTGCCGCTGGTGGCCAATTACGCGGGCGCCCTCGTCAATGTCTCGTTCCAGTCGGTCGGACCCGAAGGCGTGGCCTTCTACGCACCGGTGATCGAAGGGGTCAGCTACCGGCTTGCTGCAAGCCCCGGCGACTATACCACCGTCTTCGCCCGTCAGGCGCAGGGCGACGGCGCGCAGGAGCTTTCGTGCAATTGCATCCTCAATTTCCTCTTCGGTGAGCTTCAGGACAAGCGCACCGGCAGTTTCACCGGTCCCGTCACCTTTGGCGAGATCGCCTATATCCTGCTCAACCAGACCATGGTGCGGCTACAGCTGCACGGGCAGGACCAAGCCGCGGTCGCCTGA
- a CDS encoding MBL fold metallo-hydrolase: MTRRSALTAAAALPLAAGLTGAGARPAAAQSAQGPQVPRTYRVPLGDFEVTAMMAGTRTVPEPKGTFGLNASDEEFAEVSKAAHIPTDKAQFFFTPTLVNTGSAVILFDTGLDPAGITAAVEAAGYAPEDVTHVVITHMHGDHIGGLSDGGTPTFGNAALLTGQEEWNHWTEAANDTFESKVRPLEDQFSFLGNGEEVAPGITSVLAPGHTPGHMCFMLESGGQKLMLTADLANHYVWSVGKPDWEVRFDMDKELAASSRRKIFGTLAEDKTPFIGYHMPFPAVGYVEAEGDGFRYVPHSYQLLMT, from the coding sequence ATGACACGCCGGAGTGCACTGACCGCCGCCGCGGCGCTGCCGCTCGCCGCCGGGCTGACCGGAGCCGGTGCCCGCCCCGCCGCCGCACAGTCCGCGCAAGGGCCGCAGGTGCCGCGCACCTACCGGGTGCCGCTGGGCGATTTCGAGGTGACCGCAATGATGGCGGGCACGCGCACCGTGCCCGAGCCGAAGGGCACCTTCGGCCTCAACGCCAGTGACGAGGAATTCGCCGAGGTCTCGAAAGCCGCGCATATTCCCACCGACAAGGCGCAGTTCTTCTTCACCCCGACGCTGGTCAACACCGGCAGCGCGGTGATCCTGTTCGACACCGGGCTCGATCCTGCGGGCATCACCGCTGCGGTCGAAGCGGCGGGCTACGCGCCCGAGGACGTGACCCATGTGGTGATCACCCACATGCATGGCGACCATATCGGCGGGCTTTCGGACGGCGGCACGCCGACCTTCGGCAATGCCGCGCTGCTGACCGGGCAGGAGGAGTGGAACCATTGGACCGAAGCGGCCAACGACACCTTTGAAAGTAAGGTGCGTCCGCTGGAGGATCAGTTCAGCTTCCTCGGCAACGGCGAGGAAGTGGCGCCGGGCATCACCTCGGTTCTCGCGCCGGGGCACACACCGGGGCACATGTGTTTCATGCTCGAAAGCGGCGGCCAGAAGCTGATGCTGACCGCCGATCTTGCGAACCACTACGTCTGGTCGGTGGGCAAGCCCGATTGGGAAGTGCGCTTTGACATGGACAAGGAACTGGCCGCCAGTTCGCGGCGCAAGATCTTCGGCACGCTGGCCGAGGATAAGACGCCCTTCATCGGCTACCACATGCCGTTCCCGGCGGTGGGCTATGTCGAGGCCGAGGGCGACGGCTTTCGGTACGTGCCGCACAGCTACCAGCTACTGATGACCTGA
- a CDS encoding 2OG-Fe(II) oxygenase → MITVHSIPQAFSEVDCSRLIEISRNAEASDARLVGQQRAHNMRRADLVWLDDVEDTGWVMDRIIELVRDANRSAYDFALDAFDESAQVARYGAEREGHFDWHSDIGEGRLAARRKLTMVVQLSDEGAYEGGALELMPSNHVVAAKKERGTATLFPSYMLHRVTPVTGGERHSLTIWAHGPAFR, encoded by the coding sequence ATGATCACCGTCCACAGCATTCCGCAGGCTTTTTCCGAAGTCGACTGCAGCCGCCTCATCGAGATCTCGCGCAATGCCGAGGCCTCGGACGCGCGCCTTGTGGGTCAGCAGCGCGCGCACAACATGCGCCGCGCCGATCTGGTGTGGCTCGACGATGTGGAAGACACCGGCTGGGTCATGGATCGGATCATCGAACTGGTGCGTGACGCCAACCGATCCGCCTATGACTTCGCGCTGGATGCCTTCGACGAAAGCGCGCAGGTCGCGCGCTACGGCGCCGAGCGTGAAGGGCATTTCGACTGGCATTCGGACATCGGCGAGGGCCGTCTGGCCGCGCGCCGCAAGCTGACCATGGTGGTGCAGCTTTCCGACGAGGGCGCCTATGAGGGCGGCGCGCTGGAACTGATGCCCTCGAACCATGTGGTTGCGGCAAAGAAAGAGCGCGGCACCGCCACGCTCTTTCCGTCCTATATGCTGCACCGGGTCACGCCGGTGACCGGCGGCGAGCGCCATTCGCTGACCATCTGGGCGCATGGGCCAGCCTTCCGCTGA
- a CDS encoding metallopeptidase family protein — translation MTTPDTAPDLAAFETMARAAVNALPEPFRAAAAEVVLQVEDWPPEDILQEMQIDDRLDLTGLYEGVPMTEKSSSWPSPYPDTVWLFREPILQEWRDRGDVELDALIAHVTMHEFAHHFGWSDDDIASIDRWWE, via the coding sequence ATGACAACACCCGATACTGCGCCCGATCTTGCCGCTTTCGAGACCATGGCCCGCGCCGCGGTTAATGCCCTGCCCGAGCCTTTCCGCGCCGCCGCTGCCGAGGTGGTGCTGCAGGTCGAGGACTGGCCGCCGGAGGACATTCTGCAAGAGATGCAGATCGACGACCGGCTCGATCTTACCGGGCTCTACGAAGGTGTGCCGATGACCGAAAAGTCGAGCAGCTGGCCCTCGCCCTATCCCGACACCGTCTGGCTGTTCCGCGAGCCGATCCTGCAGGAATGGCGCGACCGGGGCGATGTCGAGCTGGATGCGCTGATCGCCCATGTGACAATGCATGAGTTCGCCCACCATTTCGGCTGGTCCGACGACGATATCGCCAGCATCGACCGTTGGTGGGAGTAG
- a CDS encoding NAD+ synthase has translation MADRFRLTIAQLNPTVGDLAGNAAKAKDAWKKGRDAGAQLVALPEMFIAGYNAQDLPKKHAFTLDCMEVAQKLAEDCADGPALAIGCPWIEGTELYNAYLICRGGRIVTHVFKHHLPNYGVFDEVRVFDSGAIGGPYAVGNVRIGSPICEDAWYEDVAETHAETGAEFLLVPNGSPYRRNKHETRLNKMVARVVETGLPLIYLNMVGGQDDQIFDGGSFVLNPGGQAALQLPVFEEEIAHVDLVRTPEGWRAEDGRFVQHPDDMEQDYHAMVLSLRDYCRKTGFGKVLLGMSGGIDSALVATIATDALGAENVRCVMLPSEYTSEHSLEDAKACATNLGCHYDFVPIAEGRDAITKTLAPLFAGRDADLTEENIQSRLRGLLLMALSNKFGEMLLTTGNKSEVAVGYATIYGDMAGGYNPIKDLYKTRVFAICRWRNENQRPWMNGPDGEVIPERIITKPPSAELREDQKDSDSLPDYPVLDGILEILVDRDGSIADCVAAGYDRADAKKVEHLLYISEYKRFQAAPGARLSQKAFWLDRRYPIANRWRDNG, from the coding sequence ATGGCCGACCGTTTCCGCCTGACCATCGCGCAGCTGAACCCGACCGTGGGCGATCTTGCAGGCAATGCCGCCAAGGCAAAGGACGCCTGGAAGAAGGGCCGCGACGCCGGGGCCCAGCTTGTTGCCCTGCCCGAGATGTTCATCGCTGGCTACAACGCGCAGGATCTGCCGAAGAAACACGCCTTCACGCTCGATTGCATGGAGGTGGCGCAAAAGCTGGCCGAAGACTGCGCCGACGGGCCCGCGCTGGCGATCGGCTGCCCGTGGATCGAGGGCACCGAGCTTTACAACGCCTATCTCATCTGCCGCGGCGGGCGGATCGTCACTCATGTGTTCAAGCACCACCTGCCGAACTATGGCGTCTTCGACGAGGTGCGTGTTTTCGACAGCGGCGCCATCGGCGGGCCCTACGCGGTGGGCAACGTCCGCATCGGCTCGCCGATCTGCGAGGACGCATGGTATGAGGACGTGGCCGAGACCCACGCCGAGACAGGGGCCGAGTTCCTGCTGGTGCCCAACGGTTCGCCCTACCGCCGCAACAAGCACGAGACCCGGCTCAACAAGATGGTCGCCCGCGTGGTCGAGACCGGCCTGCCGCTGATCTACCTCAATATGGTGGGCGGTCAGGACGACCAGATCTTCGACGGCGGCTCCTTTGTGTTGAACCCCGGCGGACAGGCGGCGCTGCAACTGCCGGTCTTCGAGGAAGAGATCGCCCATGTCGATTTGGTGCGCACCCCCGAGGGATGGCGCGCCGAGGACGGGCGCTTCGTGCAGCACCCGGACGACATGGAGCAGGATTACCACGCCATGGTGCTCAGCTTGCGCGACTATTGCCGCAAGACCGGCTTCGGCAAGGTGCTGCTGGGCATGTCGGGCGGCATCGACTCGGCGCTGGTGGCGACCATCGCCACCGATGCGCTCGGAGCCGAGAACGTGCGCTGCGTGATGCTGCCGTCGGAATATACCTCCGAGCATTCGCTGGAGGATGCCAAGGCCTGCGCCACCAACCTTGGCTGCCACTATGATTTCGTGCCGATCGCCGAAGGGCGCGACGCGATCACCAAAACGCTGGCGCCGCTCTTTGCCGGGCGCGATGCCGATCTCACCGAAGAGAACATCCAGTCGCGCCTGCGCGGGCTGCTGCTGATGGCGCTGAGCAACAAGTTCGGTGAGATGCTGTTGACCACCGGCAACAAGTCCGAGGTCGCGGTGGGCTACGCCACGATCTACGGCGACATGGCGGGTGGCTACAATCCGATCAAGGATCTCTACAAGACCCGCGTCTTCGCCATCTGCCGCTGGCGCAACGAGAACCAGCGCCCGTGGATGAACGGCCCCGACGGCGAGGTGATCCCCGAGCGGATCATCACCAAGCCGCCCTCGGCCGAGCTGCGCGAAGACCAGAAGGACAGCGACAGCCTGCCCGACTACCCGGTGCTGGACGGTATTCTGGAGATTCTCGTGGACCGCGATGGCTCGATCGCCGATTGCGTCGCGGCGGGCTATGACCGCGCCGATGCCAAGAAGGTCGAGCATCTGCTCTACATCTCGGAATACAAACGCTTCCAAGCCGCTCCGGGCGCGCGCCTGTCGCAAAAGGCTTTCTGGCTCGACCGGCGCTATCCCATCGCCAACCGCTGGCGCGACAACGGCTGA
- a CDS encoding MORN repeat-containing protein: protein MKLSGRTILTAAAIGALTYPALAQVEDGEVQTKQYDDGGVYEGTFQGGLQHGTGTYRMPNGYEYTGAWVEGEIRGEGVARFPNGSVYEGQFAKGKPEGIGRIVFADGGTYEGSWLDGKITGKGVMQYANGMRYEGSFRNALHHGRGVMTGPNGYRYEGDWVNGVKQGNAEIAYPDGSVYEGRVANGLRDGQGKLTMPDGLIYEGTWREGQIDGVGKLTQPNGDIYEGELVDGRREGQGKVTYANGDIYEGQFDNDQRQGTGTFIGEDGYRYEGDWVSGQIEGQGKVTYPDGSIYEGAFLGDLANGRGKITYPDGSTYEGDWVDGVIEGAGVARYANGLVYEGSFKNARNDGTGVMTYPDGYRYEGDWQDGQRHGEGTATYPDGTVYTGAFRDGQRHGQGKITMPDGFSYEGAWVDGEIEGEGVATYANGDVYEGHFAGGKRQGEGTMRYATGEQSTGEWVNGVLTTDTPVQDSETPADAAPDEGAADESPEAAAEEPAAEATEESTAKPATD, encoded by the coding sequence ATGAAGCTTTCAGGCAGAACCATCCTCACGGCGGCGGCCATCGGCGCGCTGACATATCCCGCGCTCGCGCAGGTCGAGGATGGCGAGGTGCAGACCAAGCAATATGACGACGGCGGGGTCTATGAGGGCACCTTCCAGGGCGGTCTGCAGCACGGCACGGGCACTTACCGCATGCCCAATGGCTATGAGTACACCGGCGCTTGGGTCGAGGGCGAGATCCGCGGCGAGGGTGTCGCGCGCTTCCCCAATGGCTCGGTCTATGAGGGGCAATTCGCCAAGGGCAAGCCCGAGGGCATTGGCCGCATCGTCTTTGCCGATGGCGGCACCTACGAGGGGTCTTGGCTCGACGGCAAGATCACCGGCAAGGGCGTCATGCAATATGCCAACGGCATGCGCTACGAAGGCTCTTTCCGCAATGCGCTGCACCATGGGCGCGGCGTGATGACCGGCCCCAACGGCTATCGCTACGAGGGCGATTGGGTGAACGGCGTCAAACAGGGCAATGCCGAGATCGCCTATCCCGACGGCTCGGTCTACGAGGGCCGCGTGGCCAATGGGTTGCGCGACGGTCAGGGCAAGCTGACCATGCCCGACGGGCTGATCTACGAGGGCACATGGCGTGAGGGCCAGATCGACGGCGTCGGCAAGCTCACCCAGCCCAATGGCGACATCTACGAGGGAGAGCTCGTGGACGGCCGCCGCGAAGGGCAGGGCAAGGTGACCTACGCCAATGGCGACATCTACGAAGGCCAGTTCGACAACGACCAGCGGCAGGGCACCGGTACTTTCATCGGCGAGGACGGCTACCGCTACGAGGGCGACTGGGTTTCGGGCCAGATCGAGGGGCAGGGCAAGGTCACCTATCCCGACGGTTCGATCTACGAGGGCGCCTTCCTCGGCGATCTCGCCAATGGCCGGGGCAAGATCACCTATCCCGACGGCTCGACCTATGAGGGCGACTGGGTCGACGGGGTGATCGAAGGCGCGGGCGTCGCGCGCTACGCCAACGGGCTGGTCTACGAGGGCAGCTTCAAGAACGCCCGCAACGACGGGACGGGCGTGATGACCTACCCCGACGGTTACCGCTACGAGGGTGACTGGCAGGACGGTCAGCGCCATGGCGAAGGCACGGCCACCTATCCCGACGGCACGGTTTACACCGGTGCCTTCCGCGACGGCCAGCGCCACGGGCAGGGCAAGATCACCATGCCCGACGGCTTCAGTTACGAGGGCGCGTGGGTCGATGGCGAGATCGAGGGCGAGGGCGTCGCGACCTATGCCAATGGCGATGTCTACGAGGGTCATTTCGCGGGCGGCAAACGGCAGGGCGAGGGCACCATGCGCTATGCCACCGGCGAGCAGAGCACCGGCGAATGGGTCAATGGCGTGCTGACCACCGACACCCCGGTGCAGGACAGCGAGACGCCAGCGGATGCAGCACCGGACGAAGGTGCCGCCGACGAGTCGCCGGAGGCGGCAGCCGAAGAGCCCGCCGCCGAGGCCACCGAAGAGTCCACTGCCAAGCCCGCGACCGACTGA